AGCCGAGGAATCTCTGGGCGTCGCCATCTATCCCGGCGCCACCGCTACTCCGGGCGGCTCCAGTTCGGTCGAGTTCGGCAAGATGAAGGTCGCGAGCGGCGTTTTCGAAACCGAGGATGACCCCGACAAGGTGATGGAGTTCTACAAGGAGGAGTTCCCCAAGGCCCGCGTCATGACGCAGGATGGCGACACACAGTCCCTGATGGCGGACACCAAGGACGGGTTCATCACCGTCGCCGTGGCTCGCCACGACTCCAAGACCGTCATCACCATCGCCCGGACAGAGAAATAATGGTTCACTGATTCACGGATTCCATCGCAGCTTCCCCGCCGGCTTCCGCCAGCCGCTGCGCCGCCTCCTTAAGCTTCCGCAGATCGAGCTTGCCCGTTCCCAGGTAGGGAATGTTGTCGATATGGAAGAACTGGTTAGGTTTAGGCTTCCACAGCGGCGGCAGGTCGGAGGAAGCGAACTGTGCCAGCACCGGCTCCAGCTTCTCTTCGGGAAGCGTATGCAGCACGATGAGCCGCTCGCCTCTTCTTTCGTCTGGCAGGCAAGTGACCGCGAAAACCTGCTCGGTGATGTCCGCGATCTCCTGCAGTTTCTCTTCGATCTTCACGTGCGGCACCATCTCGCCGGCAATCTTCGAGAAGCGGCTCAGCCGGTCGGAGACGATCAGGAATCCGTCCAGGTCCATGGAAGCGATGTCGCCGGTGTTGTACCAGCCGTCGCGCAGCACTTCGGCGGTCTTCTCCGGCCGGCCCAGGTAGCCCATCATCACGTTCGGACCGCGCACCAGCAGCAGTCCTGATTCTCCCAGCGGCACCGGCTCCTGGGTCTCGGGATGCACGATGCGCACGCTCACGCCCGGCAGCGGATGCCCGATCGATCCACGCTTGGCGCCCACCTGGCGGAATCCCGTTGCCCGATAGTCGCGCGTGTTCACAGCTACCGCGGGCGAGCATTCGGTGCAGCCGTAACCTTCGAGCGGCCGCACGCCGAACGTGTCCTCGAATGCCAGCGCCACCCGGTCCGGTAATTTTTCCGCGCCCACCAGCACAAACTGCAGGCTGCCGAAGTCTTCCGGCTGGCAGCGCCGGATGTAGGCCTGAAGGAAGGTCGGCGTGGCCACCAGAAACGTGGCCTCGTAGTCGCGCGCCAGGTCGCTGATGGCCTTGGCGTCCAGCGGATTGGGATGGAACACCACGCCCACCCCCAGCGTCGCCGGCAGCCATATCGTCACCGTGTAACCCATGGAGTGGAAAAACGGCAGAATGCCCAGCACCCGGTCTTTGGGGCGCAGCGCGAAGGTCTGCGCCAGTTGCTCCAGGTTCGAGCCGATGTTGAAGTGCGAGAGCATGACGCCCTTGGGGTCGCCGGTGGAGCCACTGGAGAAAATCACCGTGGCCAGGTCGTCGAGCGACGTACGCTTCTCCGCCCCCAGCGCGGTCTCCACCAGTTCCTCGGGGAACGTCCACGCGATCAGTAGCGACATCAGTTTTTCGTGCAGCCGGGGCTTTGCCACCACGTCTTCCAGGTACACTGCGCGCGCAGGAACCTCGAGCTTCACCTTCTCCAGGAAGAGCCGCGAGGTGATCACGGTCTCCAGCTTGCACTGCCGCGCGCACGATTCCAGCACCTCACCGGACGCGGTGTAATTCAGATTGACCGCGATCTTGCCCAGGAACGAGGCCGCGATGTTCACCAGCGCGCCCCCCACCGAGGGCGGCAGCAGGATCCCGACCATCTCCTGTCCTTTCCACACGCCGGCCAGCCGATGGGCGACGAACATGGTGCGAGTTAGCGTGGTGCCGAAGCTCATGCGCGGCACGCGGCCGTCGGCCATGGAAAAACGGAAGGGATGCCACCGCGCCCGGCGCAGGAACACGCGGTGCAGCGGACGCATGCGCGCACGATGGTGCTTGTAGGCTTCGGTCTGCAATTCCATCACCGCCTGCCGCACTTCCATGGGTGTCGCCGTGGGCGGCAGCGGCTTGCCGAAGCTCACCGTCACCGGGTAGGGCACGCGCCGCGGCACTTTCCACAGGAAGCGCCCGCGCTCGAAGCTGAAGATCGAGCCCCACACTTCATCCAGGTGCACAGGGATAATGGGCGCCTCGATGCCCTTCATGATCCGTTCCAGGCCGCGCCGGAAGGGCAGCAGGTGCCCGATGCGCGTGATCTGTCCTTCGGCGAAGATGCACACCACTTCCCCGTCGCGGATGGCGTCGCTGGCGTCGCGCAGCGAGCGGATCATCTCCCGCGGCCGCAGTTGCGACGAAATGGGGATGGCCCGCATGATCTTCGCGAACGGCTTCACGATGGGGTGCTCGTAGATCCCCTTGAACATGATGAAGCGGACGCGCCGGTCCGTGGCCGCCATCAGCAGCAGCGCGTCCACGAACGACAGGTGATTGGAGACGAACAGCGCCCCGCCTTTTTCGGGAATGTTGTCGCGCCCCTCCAGCCGGATGCGGTAGATGGAGTGCGTCAGCAGCACCAAGCCCAGGCGCAGCAGCGCATCCGGCAGCAGAACCAGGGCATACGCCGTCGCCGCCAGCGTGAGCAGCGAGCAGAAAAGGAAGATCTCGTGCGGGCCCAGCCCCGCCATGGTCAGGGCGTAATTCACCGCCGCTGCAAGCGCCACCGCGATCCAGGAGATGAGGTTGGCGGCCGCGATCACGCCGCCGCGGTGCTCCCCTTCCGGGCGGTGCTGCAGCAGCGCGTTGATGGGCACGATGAAGAATCCGGCGAAGAACCCCAGCAGGCCCAGCAGCACCAGCACTTCGCGGAAAGTATTCCCGCCGTAGGCCAGCACGCCGCCGAAGATCATCATGCCCAGCGATCCCAGCGGCACCAGGCCGTACTCGATCTTGTTGCCGGAAAGATATCCGGCCGCCAGGCTGCCTACGCCGATGCCCACCGCGATGGCCGCCGAGAGATATCCGTTCTCGACGTAGCCCAGCCGCAGCACGTCGTTGCCGAACAGCAGGATGTTCAGTTGCAGCAGCGCGGCGATGAAAAAGAAATAGGTGTTGCCGGCTACCGCCAGCACCAGCACGCGGTCGCCGCGGATGTGCGAGACCTGTGCCCACAATTCCGCCAGAAAATTGGCGCGGAACCGTTTCTGCGGATCGGCGGCCCTCAGGCGCGGAATGCCGGTGGCCAACGCCAGGCCTACCACCGCCAGCCCCAGCAGCAGCGCGCCCGACCATCCTTGCTGTCCCGCGAACCACTCCGCCAGCAGCGGCCCGGCGATGATGCCGGAAAGGATGGCCAGAAACGTCCCCAGCTCGAGCACGCCGTTGCCCCAGGACAGCCGCTTCTCCGGCAGCAGTTCGGGCAGGATGCCGTACTTGGTGGGCGCGAACAGCGCGCTCTGCGAACTCATGAGGAAGAGCGCGACGAAGCACAACGGAATGCTGTGCAGGGCCAGGGCCGCCAGCGCCACCAGCATCACCCCGACCTCGAGCGACTTGGTGGCCAGCGCAACGGCGCGCTTGCTGAACCGGTCCGCCAGATAGCCGCCGCTCATTGAAAACAGGATGGGCGGCGTGGCGAATACCACGCCCAGGATCAGGACCAGGCGGTCGCGCTCCGCCGCCGGCAGGTTCATCCCCAGAATGAGGAAGAACAGCAGGTTCTTGAACGCGTTATCGTTGAACGCGTTCTGGAACTGCGCCGCGATCAGGCACCAGAAGCCGCGCAGGCCGCCCTGCGGCAAGGCATCTTCGGCTCTCGCCATCCTCACATTCCCCTAAAGACTGGCGGGATTGTATCGTTCCTTCCCGCGATGCTGCCATAACTCCCGGGATGCAGTGGGAACACATTGCCCACGCACCGTCACCCGGCGCACAATGGCAACGTGCCCGGCGCCAATCATCTCGCGGTCGAGTTCCGCCAGGTGGCCTTTCGCGCCGGTGAGCGTACCCTGCTCGCCGATTTGAACCTCGAGGTGCGCACCGGCGAGACCCTGGTCCTGCTGGGCCGCAGCGGCTCGGGCAAGACCACGGCGCTGAAGCTCATCAATCGGCTTCTGGAACCGAGCGCCGGCGAAGTCCGAGTCGAAGGCCGCTCCACCCGCGAGTGGGATGCCATCGCCCTGCGCCGCCGCATCGGGTACGTCATCCAGGAAACGGGCCTGTTTCCGCACTTCACCGTGGAACGCAACGTCGAAGTCGTGCCGCGCCTGGAGGGCTGGCCGGAAGAGCGCCGCCGCGCCCGCGTCCAGGAACTGCTCGGGCTGGTGGGCCTGGAACCGGCACAGTTCCGCGCGCGCTATCCCCACCAGCTTTCCGGCGGACAGCGACAGCGCGTGGGCGTAGCCCGCGCCCTGGCCGCCGATCCACCCATCCTGCTGATGGACGAGCCCTTCGGCGCGCTCGATCCATTGACGCGGGCCGAGATTCAGCGCGAGTTCCTCGCCCTGCAGAAGCGGCTGGCCAAGACCATCGTCTTCGTCACCCACGATCTGCGCGAAGCCTTGCTCTTGGGGACGCGCATCGGCCTCGTGGACGAAGGTCGGCTGCTGGGCCTGTATACACCGCAAGAATTCAGCCGCTCCGCTGACCCGGCGGTCTCGCAATACGTATCCGCCTTCGGGCAGACGCTGCCAAACGAGCCTTAGGGAGATCTTGCTCCCGAATTCCAGCAGAACGCCCGGTAAGCCCTGTGTTTTCAAAGACCAGGGTATAGGGGAGGGGGTATTGCCCCTCGTCTTTTCCTCACTGCCGGAGTACGCTGTCCGCCATGTTCGACTTCCTGCTGAAGTATCGCGCTGAAATCTTCACCCTGAGCCTGGAGCACCTGTGGCTGGTGGGCGCGGCGATGGCCCTGGCCGTGGGCATCGGGATGCCGCTGGGTGTCCTGCTCACGCGCGTGCCGGGATTGCGGCGCGCCGTGCTGGGCTCGGCCAACGTCATGCAGACCATTCCCAGCCTGGCGCTGTTCGGGTTCCTGCTGCCCCTTCCCTGGTTGGGAGCGCGCGCCGACCGCCTGGCCATCACCGCGCTGACGCTCTATGCCCTGCTACCCATCATCCGCAACACCTACACCGGCATCATGGGCGTGGACCCGGCGGTGCGTGAGACCGCGCGCGGCATGGGCATGACCGACGGCCAGGTGCTGTGGCAGGTGGAACTGCCGCTGGCGCTGGGCGTGATTCTGGCCGGCGTGCGCGTGGCAGCCGTGATCTGCGTCGGAGTGGCGACCATCGCCGCCGCCATCGGCGCCGGTGGTCTGGGCGAATTCATTTTTCGTGGCGTGGCCAGCGTGAACAATCAGTTGATCCTCGCGGGCGCAGTGCCCGCCGCCGCGCTGGCCTTGCTCGCCGATCAGGGCCTCGGACTGCTGGAGCGCCGCCTGCGGCCCGCGGCCTGACATGCGACTGACCGCCGCCCTCGCTGTCCTCCTCTTGCTTGCGGGTTGCGGCCCGGCGCGCGAAGAACGCATCGTCATCGGATCCAAGAACTTCACCGAGCAGGTCGTCCTGGGCGAGCTGATAGCGCAGCGCATCGAAGCGCGCACCGGGCTGCCCGTTGA
This portion of the Terriglobales bacterium genome encodes:
- a CDS encoding ATP-binding cassette domain-containing protein: MPTHRHPAHNGNVPGANHLAVEFRQVAFRAGERTLLADLNLEVRTGETLVLLGRSGSGKTTALKLINRLLEPSAGEVRVEGRSTREWDAIALRRRIGYVIQETGLFPHFTVERNVEVVPRLEGWPEERRRARVQELLGLVGLEPAQFRARYPHQLSGGQRQRVGVARALAADPPILLMDEPFGALDPLTRAEIQREFLALQKRLAKTIVFVTHDLREALLLGTRIGLVDEGRLLGLYTPQEFSRSADPAVSQYVSAFGQTLPNEP
- a CDS encoding acyl-[ACP]--phospholipid O-acyltransferase — translated: MARAEDALPQGGLRGFWCLIAAQFQNAFNDNAFKNLLFFLILGMNLPAAERDRLVLILGVVFATPPILFSMSGGYLADRFSKRAVALATKSLEVGVMLVALAALALHSIPLCFVALFLMSSQSALFAPTKYGILPELLPEKRLSWGNGVLELGTFLAILSGIIAGPLLAEWFAGQQGWSGALLLGLAVVGLALATGIPRLRAADPQKRFRANFLAELWAQVSHIRGDRVLVLAVAGNTYFFFIAALLQLNILLFGNDVLRLGYVENGYLSAAIAVGIGVGSLAAGYLSGNKIEYGLVPLGSLGMMIFGGVLAYGGNTFREVLVLLGLLGFFAGFFIVPINALLQHRPEGEHRGGVIAAANLISWIAVALAAAVNYALTMAGLGPHEIFLFCSLLTLAATAYALVLLPDALLRLGLVLLTHSIYRIRLEGRDNIPEKGGALFVSNHLSFVDALLLMAATDRRVRFIMFKGIYEHPIVKPFAKIMRAIPISSQLRPREMIRSLRDASDAIRDGEVVCIFAEGQITRIGHLLPFRRGLERIMKGIEAPIIPVHLDEVWGSIFSFERGRFLWKVPRRVPYPVTVSFGKPLPPTATPMEVRQAVMELQTEAYKHHRARMRPLHRVFLRRARWHPFRFSMADGRVPRMSFGTTLTRTMFVAHRLAGVWKGQEMVGILLPPSVGGALVNIAASFLGKIAVNLNYTASGEVLESCARQCKLETVITSRLFLEKVKLEVPARAVYLEDVVAKPRLHEKLMSLLIAWTFPEELVETALGAEKRTSLDDLATVIFSSGSTGDPKGVMLSHFNIGSNLEQLAQTFALRPKDRVLGILPFFHSMGYTVTIWLPATLGVGVVFHPNPLDAKAISDLARDYEATFLVATPTFLQAYIRRCQPEDFGSLQFVLVGAEKLPDRVALAFEDTFGVRPLEGYGCTECSPAVAVNTRDYRATGFRQVGAKRGSIGHPLPGVSVRIVHPETQEPVPLGESGLLLVRGPNVMMGYLGRPEKTAEVLRDGWYNTGDIASMDLDGFLIVSDRLSRFSKIAGEMVPHVKIEEKLQEIADITEQVFAVTCLPDERRGERLIVLHTLPEEKLEPVLAQFASSDLPPLWKPKPNQFFHIDNIPYLGTGKLDLRKLKEAAQRLAEAGGEAAMESVNQ
- a CDS encoding ABC transporter permease — translated: MFDFLLKYRAEIFTLSLEHLWLVGAAMALAVGIGMPLGVLLTRVPGLRRAVLGSANVMQTIPSLALFGFLLPLPWLGARADRLAITALTLYALLPIIRNTYTGIMGVDPAVRETARGMGMTDGQVLWQVELPLALGVILAGVRVAAVICVGVATIAAAIGAGGLGEFIFRGVASVNNQLILAGAVPAAALALLADQGLGLLERRLRPAA